Sequence from the Methanosarcina siciliae T4/M genome:
GGGATGGTTTTCGGGCCAAGGACTGCCCCCGGTCTATCAGGGTCATCGATATAGTCGGTTTCCATCATAAAGCGGGTACCTTCTCCAAGCGCCTGTTCGATTGCCCCTTTAACGGCTATGACTCCCGGAAAAATCCCAAGTTCCTCACAGGTTTTTACAAGGGGGGGCGAGTAATGCTTGACTACCCTGTACATTTTTATCCCTGTTTTTTTGGCCCTTTCTGCTATGTCATGAAGTTCGGGCTCCTCTACATTTTCAGTATGGAGCTGGACTGCGCAGTCCTGTTCTTTCCCGAGAAAAAAGGCGTGTTCCATTACCTCATTTGAGGCTGCCCATACCTCTGAGGATACGGGATAGTGCGGGCGTCCCGATTTTATTCCCACGGCAAGGCCTCTTTCCACATATCCCGCAGCAAGTTCAAGGCCTTTTTTCATAGTTTCGGTCGCTTCCGGGAGTTCCATGTATTCCGTAAGCTTTGAAATCTCGGCAGGGTGAACTCCGAGAACCGGAAAAGCTCCTACTCCGATTTCACGGATTTTTGATGCGATTTCCACGGTTTCTTCAAAGACCGCAAGATAATCCTCGGGTTTTTTGACCGTAATTCCAAGGGACCAGCTGGGTTTCGTAACCAGGATTATGTGTGTTCCTCCCGATTTCTGAAACTCTTTTACGGCTTCAAGCCCCCGGGCTCTCGGATCTATATGCATATGGTTATCGGTAATCGGAATTTTTGCAGGCATGTTTATCCCCCGGAAATTTCCAGAAAACATTTTACTATCCTTTACTTATATTCAAATACTTCTATTCAAATTATAAGATTCCTTCACTAATTTCAAATGGAGCTATTAACGGTTTATTTGAAAACCCTACCTATCTTTGCAGGGCACGAAGGCAAAATTATATTTGTGGACCCGTATCTATTTTCCGGGTGTATTCTATAATATAATTACCCAAAAGTTGAAATATGAGCCTTACGTTGAGTACGCAGCGAGATTCAATTATTCTTACCATATTCTTCGAAAAGTTCCCCCCTTTTTTAACTTTTCAATCGCTACGGTTCTTTTAACACGAACCTTATAGATCTGGTGATAACATGACTAAAACCGCAGCAGTAATCAAAGGTGACGGGGTTGGCCCCGAACTTGTAGACGCAATGCTTAAAGTTGCAACCGCCGCTGGCACTGATGTTGAATTCATAATGTGTGAAGCAGGAGCTGGCTGGTGGGAAGAGCATGGTGGCAATTCCCTTGTCCCTGATGAGACCTGGCATATCCTTGACAGTTCAGATGCCTGTTTCAAGGGTCCGACAACTACCCCCGGAGGAATAGGTTCCCCAAGAAGTGTGGCCGTATCTATCAGGCGAAAGTACGACCTCTATGCAAACGTCAGGCCGATAAAGACCTTCCCTAACTCAAATGCACCTCTCGGGGATGTCGAGATGGTCTGTGTGCGTGAAGGGACCGAAGGGCTTTATATCGGTGAGGAAATCCAGCTCACGGACGACGTTTCCATTGCAATCCGGAAGATTACTCGCACGGCTTCCAGCAAGATTGCTCGCTATGCCTTTGAGGAAGCCAAAAAGAGAGGTTACGACACGGTTGTGCCCATCCATAAAAGCAATATCCTTAAACTGACCTGCGGCTCTTTCTTAGAAGAAGTCGAAAAGGTTGCGCAGGGCTACCCGAACATTGAGGTCTGGCCCTATCACATTGATAACATCGCCCAGCAGCTTATCAAAAACCCCCAGATATTCAACAAAAAAATCCTTCTCTCCACCAACCTTTTCATGGACGTTATCAGCGAAGAGTGTTCAGCCCTTGTTGGCAGTATCGGGCTTATTTACTCTGCAAATCTCGGGGACAATTTTGCAATGTTCGAACCGGCTCACGGCTCAGCCCCTAAGTATGCAGGACTGGATAAAGTAAACCCTGTTGCAACCGTGCTTGCAGGAGCCTGGATGCTGGACTATCTGGGTGAAAAGGAAAAGTCCGAAGCCATCTTCAAAGCCACGGAGCGCGTAATCTCCGAAGGCAAGTATGTGACCTACGACCTCGGAGGCGATGCAAAACTCAGCCAGATGGCAGACGAGATCGCAAAATACACCGCCGAAATCCTGAAATAACTTCGAGCATCTGAAAAATGAGACTCTGAAAGCAAGCGATTTCTCGTTTGCTTTCTTTTTTGTTCTTTACCGATTTTTTGCTCTTACTTTTAATCCGTTTCTTCGATCTCTTCTACCGGTTCCTGAATTTTCCCTTTGCCTTTAAATTTCCCTCGACCCGTATGTGCAGGGTCACAGATTGGCTGATAGAGGAAATATTTCTCAACGTAAGCAAGGAGCTCTTCATCCGAGATACAGGAGACCCTTTCTTCTTTATCATATAGCTGCTGAATTTCTTTCTGGATCTTGAGCAGTCTCCGGTCATCTTTTTCTATTATGGTTTCAACATCAAGGAGGTCGTTTAAGGTTTCCTGAATCTTGTAACGTATTACCTCAAGACCCGATGAGTCACCTATGAGGAGAAGTCTGGTACTTCCTACAAGTTCAGGGGGATAAGGTTCATAGTTAAAGGGATTTTTCAGGACACCTGCGGCATGGATTCCTGATTCGTGGGCAAAGATGTTTTTCCCGACAACAGCCTTGTTCCTTGGGACTCTGAGCCCGAGTTCTTTTTCCATAAACTTTGCAAAGCGAGTAACGGGTTCCAGGTTATATTTGTCAAAACCTTCAACCCTGTCCGCCAGGAAGAGCAGGATTTTTTCCATTTCACTGTTGCCTGCACGTTCCCCTATGCCCAGGAAGGTTACACTTGTCCAGTTTGCTCCGTGCCAGAAGCCTGCAATCGAACTTGCTGCTCCGAAACCGTAATCGTCATGGATGTGGGTTTCTATATTTTTGACTCCTATCTCTTTTTTGAGGTACTGGACAATTTTCGGAATTCCGTACGGTTCGTCAATATTCATGAACGGCATCCCGTACCCAACGGTGTCGCAGACTCTTACAATGCAGTCAGGATCGATTTCCATAATCTTTTTTACCAGAGGGAAAACAAAGCCGTAGTTGTCAGCCCTCGTCATATCTTCCAGGTGGGCTCTCGTACGAAGCCCATGGTCCACCGCATATTGAAGGGCATCAAGATATTTCTCTTCAGCCTCCTCCCTGCCTGAAAGCCTCATCTTCGAATAAATGTGCGTATCCGAAACCGACATTAAAATCCCGGTCTCCTCAAGACCGTCGACTTCCAAAATTTTGTCTATGTCAGCCCTTGAAGCCCTTGCCCAGCCTGTGATTTCTGGACATTCGTACCCCCGGTCGAACATAATCTCAACTGCATCCCTGTCCCTCTTATTGAATACAAAGGCTTCAAGTTTTTCGATTCCTATCTCGTGCAAATATTCGTAAATTTGAATTTTGTGTTCTCTGCTCAAGACTATTCCTGGCATCTGGGAGCCATCACGGATGGTGCTGTCACTTATGAAGATCTCATTTCCATAAGGCAACTTTAGCTTGGGCAGGTCTTCATATGATTCGTAATTTTTCATCTGGTATCCTCCTTTCCTTTAGGTGGCAGAGCCCTGTGTCGAGAGGGCGGGCTTACACTGCTGGAGTAATTTCCTGTCAAAAATATGCTGTTAAGTATGCAGATTAAAAAAATCAGCTATTAAACCGAAGATGTTCCTTT
This genomic interval carries:
- a CDS encoding TatD family hydrolase; translation: MPAKIPITDNHMHIDPRARGLEAVKEFQKSGGTHIILVTKPSWSLGITVKKPEDYLAVFEETVEIASKIREIGVGAFPVLGVHPAEISKLTEYMELPEATETMKKGLELAAGYVERGLAVGIKSGRPHYPVSSEVWAASNEVMEHAFFLGKEQDCAVQLHTENVEEPELHDIAERAKKTGIKMYRVVKHYSPPLVKTCEELGIFPGVIAVKGAIEQALGEGTRFMMETDYIDDPDRPGAVLGPKTIPKRTLKLIETHGEEPFWVVHKENPEKVYDIEIEL
- a CDS encoding homocitrate synthase/isopropylmalate synthase family protein, with the protein product MKNYESYEDLPKLKLPYGNEIFISDSTIRDGSQMPGIVLSREHKIQIYEYLHEIGIEKLEAFVFNKRDRDAVEIMFDRGYECPEITGWARASRADIDKILEVDGLEETGILMSVSDTHIYSKMRLSGREEAEEKYLDALQYAVDHGLRTRAHLEDMTRADNYGFVFPLVKKIMEIDPDCIVRVCDTVGYGMPFMNIDEPYGIPKIVQYLKKEIGVKNIETHIHDDYGFGAASSIAGFWHGANWTSVTFLGIGERAGNSEMEKILLFLADRVEGFDKYNLEPVTRFAKFMEKELGLRVPRNKAVVGKNIFAHESGIHAAGVLKNPFNYEPYPPELVGSTRLLLIGDSSGLEVIRYKIQETLNDLLDVETIIEKDDRRLLKIQKEIQQLYDKEERVSCISDEELLAYVEKYFLYQPICDPAHTGRGKFKGKGKIQEPVEEIEETD
- a CDS encoding isocitrate/isopropylmalate dehydrogenase family protein, which gives rise to MTKTAAVIKGDGVGPELVDAMLKVATAAGTDVEFIMCEAGAGWWEEHGGNSLVPDETWHILDSSDACFKGPTTTPGGIGSPRSVAVSIRRKYDLYANVRPIKTFPNSNAPLGDVEMVCVREGTEGLYIGEEIQLTDDVSIAIRKITRTASSKIARYAFEEAKKRGYDTVVPIHKSNILKLTCGSFLEEVEKVAQGYPNIEVWPYHIDNIAQQLIKNPQIFNKKILLSTNLFMDVISEECSALVGSIGLIYSANLGDNFAMFEPAHGSAPKYAGLDKVNPVATVLAGAWMLDYLGEKEKSEAIFKATERVISEGKYVTYDLGGDAKLSQMADEIAKYTAEILK